Proteins encoded in a region of the Solanum dulcamara chromosome 9, daSolDulc1.2, whole genome shotgun sequence genome:
- the LOC129903825 gene encoding uncharacterized protein LOC129903825, translating to MEAWNRLRDIFQDNKHSRAVTLEYDFTHVDMADFPNISAYCQHLKSLADQLKNVGSLVANDRLVLQLVSGLTKPYQGVATLIRQRDPLPQFYQARSMLTLEEAGRAKKAAQSSSAALVARSSEGPTDVPDNSSSHRHNSGGKRHHNHNNNGGRSRGSHGSRGGGRGAGSSGSPTGRGGSSSRGSTGQHSTAQHSP from the coding sequence ATGGAGGCTTGGAATCGCTTGCGTGATATCTTCCAAGATAACAAACATTCTCGTGCTGTCACCCTTGAGTACGACTTCACTCATGTCGACATGGCCGATTTTCCCAATATCTCTGCCTATTGTCAACATCTCAAATCTCTGGCGGATCAACTCAAGAATGTTGGCTCTCTAGTGGCTAACGATCGTCTAGTTCTTCAATTAGTCTCGGGCCTTACCAAGCCCTACCAAGGTGTGGCGACTCTTATTCGCCAACGCGACCCTTTGCCACAATTTTATCAAGCCCGTTCGATGCTCACTCTTGAAGAAGCTGGCCGTGCTAAGAAAGCAGCCCAAAGTTCCTCCGCTGCATTAGTTGCTCGCTCGTCCGAAGGTCCCACTGATGTTCCTGATAATTCCTCTTCCCACCGCCATAATAGTGGTGGAAAGAGGCACCACAACCACAACAATAATGGAGGTAGATCTCGCGGCAGCCATGGCAGTCGTGGCGGCGGTAGAGGAGCTGGCAGCAGCGGCAGTCCTACTGGCCGTGGTGGCAGCAGCAGTCGCGGCAGCACTGGGCAGCATTCAACGGCGCAGCACTCTCCATAA